GACTATTTTAGCTTTGTGGACTTGTTAGTTTTGGACTTAAAAGTTTTCATTAAATGTCTCCTCCTCATCTCCACCAACCTGACGGATATCAGAAGCtacttctaaaataaataaatatctgaaatATTTCACATCTGTTCAGGTCAATTATTAACCagataaccccccccccacacacacacacacacacatttacattttatatcagATTTAAGGTTTTTCTTCACAAAACTCCAGCTCATGTCCATCATTAGAAAAGCTCTTTTATGTCTGCATCCAGCTGCAGAGGAGACCTTCAGTGGCTACTCAACGACTCAGACTCCCAACACCCcccctcccaaaaaaaaaaaacccagcagcAAACACCACGTGTCAGCCTTCAATGGCAGCCTtgttgcacgcacacacagaccgGACTGTGAGACAGGGCCGGGGTGTGACAGAGAAATATTGACTTTTAATGCTACAAACACACAGCCTGCACGCTGACTGCGTTGGCCTTCTGGAAAAGCCTGCAGACGCAAATAATAAACAGCGATCGGCTGTACATTTTTGGTTAGAATTCTGGGAAATGTGGTGGGAAAACCTGAATATCAAATATACTGAAATAGGAAAACCAAGATGcagaaaatatatgtttttttttaatagtaaaggAAAATAACATGTTTGTGTCAATGATTAAAAGCAGCTACTAATAGTAATTTATTTGAGTGTTATCATCAGGCAGCAACCTCAGAAGGTCCGGGAACACAGTGGTTTTCTAGTTTTGCCtggaaaaataaagttttaactGGTTATCCTGAGTAAACAATGGGTAAACCATGTCTATAAGAACCACATAACATTTCTCAGAGGAAAAGAAAGGCCCAGGCCTGTCCATCACCGCCTCAGCAGTAAATTTTCCACTTGGGtctgacctcatttgagacttTAGAGGTCTGTGGGTAACACATTCAGACACGGTTTAATTTAGAAGGTCATGCATTAGTAGCAGATGACAAGTAACAGGATAAATATACTTTATTATTCTTACTTCCagtatataatcatcttaaagatgtaaatacttgttttaatcagaaataaaatgggttaaaagcgaccaaaaagaataaaaaaaaaaaaaggtggtgaaatgggattttaaaaaccacagatattggttaaaagttgcaaatgggGGGGGTAAGTTGGCGGCAATGTAATTCAAAAAGATGggataattagtttaaactgacagataatgtgcatgacaaatggtgaatatggttaaattgccaaaaaaaagcatgaaatatggtgaaaagaggttaaaagtgacaataatgggtcaacatatgcaacataaggtgggaaaagtggtggaaagggtttataagtgctgaaaaaaggaaaaaatgtgtaaaaaaggAATGAAAATTTGATGGATAAATgccagaaatgggagtaatatagaaaacatttattaaaaggggcaaaaatatggcaagaaaaagttatgaaaattagttaaaatatattccttgaaggcatctggggaccccctcccagtCTCTCACAACCCCAAATTAGGTCCTggccccaaagttgagaacccctggattAAATAATAAGAAAACATTTGAAACCAGGTCTTATTTTGAGAGTTTTTGCTCAATATGTGCCGCCGCTAGCTGTCAGAAAGCTACTAAACTGCAATGAATAATGTCATCACACTAAACCAAACTGTTGCTATAATTAGGGAATACTTACTTAGGGGATACTTGGATGTCAATTCCATTTACATTGTGATTCTGATTTATTGCCATTCTACAAGCATTGAGATTAAATAGTAACGATTTTCATTTCctcatccaaaaacaaaaattacatcaAACTTTTCAAGAAACAATATATGAGtaataggaaaaaaatatataaaaaaatgcatatcaCACGCTCTGACAATTATTTCAACTGCACATGAAAGTGCACTATATTACATTTAGTGTTTACATTTACAGGCAtggtaaaaagaaaagaaaaaaaaccccaaacccttaattttggggaaaaatattaatttttagtATTTGTCACCCAAAAATTGCGCAATATCGGGAGCAATATTCTTTTCCCACCCTCGCTATAATTTTGTCTTGCCTTTCATTGTGTGCAAGTCTGCTATTTTAATTAACAACAtaatttccctttttttttttacaagtttaaaagcttatttatatatctatatacagtatatatatatatatatatatatatatatatatatatatatatatatatatttttttttttttttttttttttttttctttccttgcaggtgtgtattttattacaataagtaattaaaacaaagattctCATTGTGATGTGAACAATTTTCCTCTATTTCAAATAGAGCTTATGTGAGATTAATTTGTACTAATTTTAACGTGAcagaaaattctttttttttttttttaaaataaacccaGGTGACAAACTGTGGCTTATTAGGGAATAATAAAGATTTCAACAGCCAAGCGTATTTACTGCTACTGTTGTGGAAGGATGAGTATCATTTATGACCAGCAGGGGGCGACAAAAACCAGGATAAACAGataaatctacatttaaaaaaaaaaaaaaaaaaaaacaccatttgtttttgtataaaatacacttttagcGAACATTATGCAGcaattaaaaaagtacaaacacATTAACAAAACATATACGGACATTGTGTAAGAAAGGAGCAAGTGAATGTGTAAAGtgaattcattaattaatattttttccctttaaGTTTAAAATCttgatgatttgtttttgtttttttctgttacatgtttgaaataaactaaCCAATAAACTTTTAATAACTTTCTTAACTCTCTTTATAATTAAATAGCAGAGGTGTAGAGTACTGTAATATCCTATTTAAGTAGAAgttctgttacttgattgaaattgtactcaagtacaagtacaactaagtcatacataaaatactcaagtaaaagtaaaaatgagctcaattaaatagtactcaaagtaaaagttacaagttattTTCACCCTAAACACTTATCTATAatcatctcatgtatgaacttaaaaaggaagagaggaaatcttgcacagttggaacctaataattttccacaaaggcatctttataaaataaaagttttgccAAAATGGccaattctttttcaaataaaataattgcaattattaATGATGTGAGAGATAATGTGACGCATTTAATTGccgtctggtcatttcatttttttgtagtttcacaatgtctgtagatttaaaatgaaaaataacaatgatttgcacagtaacggttgggtgtggaaatgtaacacattactgtactacttttaaaacatacttaagtacaaataaacttactgatttggaaatatactcaaagaaatacaagtacccataaaagcaacccaatgacagtaacgtgagtacttgtaatccgttactttcacctctgttaaaaagagcTTAAACTAATTATTTGCGACAAGGCAGATTAAACTGGTAAAGATGAAGAAATGCTGCCACCTAGTGgatgaatattaaaaaacaggGAGAGTCTTTGAGTTATTAAacaaaattatcttgattaaaaTTAAAGGCTTTCATTCtaattgagagttttttttaatagttaaaTTTAACATAGATAAGATAGcaaatcaaaaatatataaCGATGCCATCACATTTCTATTCAAGGTTTTtatggtttttgtttgttgtttttttttttacgtttatatatatatatatgccatGTATGCCATAGAGGCAGCGTACGTTACGTAAAATAGAACATAGTagttttacaatttaaaataagtCATAATTTACTCTGATTGTTGATACTTTTTCCCCCACACATTGGCACAATAAACTCCCGCGCTTTGATAGTTCACACGCAGCCAATAGGAATGCCCCATTCACTTTCCTGTGTTGACGATGTCCAATCATCGCACGGAGTGCATGTGTGGCCTGAAGTGGAGTCGCCTGGTCCAATGAGAGGCGAGCACTTGGGATATAGCTAACCAATCGTAGGTCGACGTTATTGTGTGACCTGAGCAGGCAGTGCCGGTTCATCTCTCCTCTTCTCCACCGCCTGCTCTTTTTGGATCTCACTGCAATGGCGGAACAGCAGCAGTTCTACCTCTTGCTGGGTAACTTGATGAGCCCGGACAACAACGTCCGGAAGCCGGCAGAGGTAAGAAGCGGACGACCTGGGCTGTTCTCACGGCTGACACAGCGTCGTGGTGTTGTAAATATGCTCGGTGTAGAGCTAGCTAAAGCTAGCCGCCTACCAGGGCGCTCACGTCAGTCTTGGTAACACACGTGCATGTGAGGCAAAGCACGGAGCAGCAGCTAAGGCTAACACGGCTAACTACCTCCGCCGTGTGGCGTAGTTGGgtgaaataagcaaaaatgttgAGAAATCGAGGCCTGGCGGGGTTTAATGGCCGTGTTGGCGTGTCTGTGTGAAGCTGGGCCGGTTTGATGCTCAGGGAACGAGCCACAAACAGACCTGTGGACCACAGCTGACTGTGGAACACTGAAGTTAGCCTCCGACAGGGAGTCTCCCGTAGAAGAAGAGTTTAGGAACACGTGACCTCTTCCAAGTTATGATTAACCTCAACATTACACAATCTGTGACTTGTTGTGtattagtcatttttaacttatttcagtctattatttactttaaacataaatagtatgtcatgttgtgtatactacgtcatttattttacatcttgTTGGATATAAAGTATTCATTCAACATTTAACTAGGTTGCCATGGTGATAGTCATCACGACAATAGGTGATCAGAGGTCACTATTGTAATATTGTGATTCAATCAAAGtggggctctgctcaccccacATTAGTATGTTTGTATCTctatttgtaatatatttattaaatgtactttttttttaaaagaaaatatctgTAACAGAGTTATGAtaaatagtgtctgtgttggatttataaaatatatctatgaaaTGATAACTGTAgatcaaatgtgtcaaactgacTTTGCATAGACTAAATCTGATGGGAAAAACATCTGACTAAGTAAAACACAAGAATATTAAGTTTCAGAGGCAATTGCGTTTAAAAGTCAAATTTCTAATGAAACACGTAGAAAGTTGCTAAAATTTTAAGAAGGATTTGATTGATTTATATAACAACTTCATCTATATTTATCCCCTGGACTAAATAGAGAGACCCCGTTTCACTCGTGTGAAAGTACCACTACCACTGGTGCCTTTTGCTTTTTTAGCCTTTggggaaaaagcaaaaacagtcaTGCAACAGCGTGATATTTGAAAGTGTTCTGAAGGGTTTCTGTTTTGAGGATAATTAAAGGGTATGTGGTGGAAGTAGttagttaccatgactacctgtcaacattgagctgctctgcaaagctgcatttaagataCTTTCATGAACGGCATCACTGCAGTCCAAACCAATCAGACTTTGCAACCCTTGacccaagcagcagccatgttgaaagtctcaggtcagtcttAGCCTGATTTGCAGAGAGATTTGAGGAACAGACGGACCAAAGTTGGATCATATGTGATGTAGTAGAATGCACTTTAGATCGGATTCACAGGAATTAACACATCTTAAAATAATGTGAAGGTTTCATTTGTTCAGACAACGTTTTTTCAGGAATATTACTCTGATTTAGAGTTTGAATGGAAATGCAACTTTCCTAAGTGTGACACAGTGAAACATAAGCCAGCGGTGCTAATGTAGCACTGGGATCTCACATGCTCTCGGGACTCGGGGCGTTACTTTCTGAGGGCGGAGCTTCTTCTGAGCGACTGTCAGCGGTTTCCTTTACACGTTAAGCTCATTGGATTTCAGCCTCCATTGAACCTCTGCTCTCTCTGATGCACAATAACGGACGCTGACTCGCCTGTGAAGACCTGAGAACCCACATGCTGCCTTATATAGGCTGCACATCTGTCCTGATGTGACCCCACACTGTACAGTTTCCGTTTGTTGGGGAGATTTTGGGcgggaaaacgagcaatttcaacattaatgtccgcAAGTTTGTACTTGACAtgacgtataaatgatacataaaatatgtaaggcaataagtgacagatattcgTTTCTGCAGGATTAtgtgaaatacacacaataacaacaaagacactaaatgagggggaaaatacacaaatatcgGGAACAACCAAGAATAACATTCAGGGGCTGTGGTGGCTTAGTGGTGAAAGAAGTGGGCTgataatcggagggtcaccggttcaaaTCTCAGTCCCTTAACCCCCAAACTGCTCCTCGgggtcaaatgcagagaacacattttgtttatATGTACACGTATGTGACTATATCTAATTTATacattaactgaaaatacaagagtcagtcttggtcccacactaggagggagatgactgtaaatgataaacTATAGAAATCTAACCACGAGGCACTAAATAAAGAATCgaatttttgtaaataaatggaattcaACAGTAAAGCgtgttttatcactcattaattccatcattatgcttttttcacagaattctaagcaaaatgttgtagtcggacaacgAGCCACTggtctgaagggccagatttacAACAAAGCGTCTGTCTTTTCTCTTCCAGGAAACGTACGACACCATCCCGGGTCAGAACAAGATCACGTTCCTGCTGCAGGCCATCAGAGATGCTTCTGCTGCTGAGGAGGTTTGTCAAACTCTTCTTGCTTCATGACGGTTTCCTCTTTACATCACCGAGGTGTGGCTCTTTTGAAAAGTTGCGTCACTGATGGTTATGCTTGGAATGGAATCCGTCACCACATGCAAGTCCACATCCTGACAGCAGGGGCGGGGCCTGAGTCACTCTGCTGGTATTTGGGAGGTTAATGTTTACTCTAAAGGCCTCGTGCTTCAGGATGTTATTTTTAGCGTCTTGGGCAAGTGGACGGACGATCggctcagggttggggtcaattacaattacattctcaattatcAGTGTttaattacagtgaccagcattttttttttttttttcaattgcaataatttttttatctgagcctgaaatacagaacctaataaaagttaaccttcctcttgtgttagcttcctgttagcatctcttatgataacgggtcttaaatcacctgtgattacaattgtaattgaccccaaaccgtGGTTCAGATGGCTCCTGGAGCTGGTTTGCTTTCTACAGACCGTCTCTTGTGTTTCCAGGTCAAACAGATGGCGGCGGTGCTGCTGCGGCggctcctctcctcctcctttgaCGAGATCTACCAGGGCCTGACCGTGGAGATGCAGACGGCCGTCAAAACAGAGCTGCTCACCAGCATCCAGCAGGAGACCTCGCCCAACATTCGCAAGAAGGTGTGCGACATCGCGGCGGAGCTGTCCCGCAACCTCATCGGTAATCACACACCCCTCCCCCAGCCTGGAGTCGCTGTGACCAATGCTCATGAGATGGTTTTTCTttgaggtcagagcacattagtccagaatccatcagtgagatgtttgtCAGGTCTGAACGCAGCAGGTCTCTCatatctatggacacaggtcagatagtggagcccagagctcacagctaaagtcagcatccaatgggaacatttttaaatccaagttaaagacaCTTCATCTACTACGTATGACTgcgagggagatttttaatcatgttattgttgattgTAATGGTTATACtggtgattttaatgttcttattgattttttttggctgttaaatgttttctgtggcactttttgatcatgtaaagcacatttaattaCCTTCTGTATGAAAAGCGTGATATAAATAATGTTACCATACCTTGCTTTAGATGACGACGGGAACAACCAGTGGCCCGAGCTGCTCAAGTTTCTTTTCGACTCTGTGAATTCGGACAACGTGGGGCTGAGAGAAGCTGCCCTGCACATCTTCTGGTGAGTGGAGTTCACACAGTAATCCTACAGGTGCAGCAACGCCtgaggctcctcctccttctgacTTGCAGGAACTTTCCTGGAATCTTTGGAAACCAGCAGCAGCACTACATGGAGGTCATTAAGAGGATGTTAGTCCAGTGCATGCAGGACCAGGCCAACCCACAGGTGAGGCTTTACCTCAGGAGACGACGAGGTTCTGAAAGCCTATTGGCTCACCgccgttcttcttcttctgcagatcCGAACCCTGGCGGCTCGAGCCGCTGCGTCTTTTGTTCTGTCAAACGAGGGCAACACGGCTCTGCTCAAACACTTTGCTGATCTGCTGCCAGGCATCCTGCAGGTACACGATTCTGCACATTAGGGGGATGGAATCAGAAGTGATCATGTGGGGTTTTGGTTTCAGGCGGTGAATGAGTCGAGTTACCAGGGAGACGACTCGGTGCTGAAATCTCTGGTGGAAATAGCCGACACAGCACCGAAGTACCTGAGACCCAACCTTGAGGCAACGCTGCAGCTCTGCCTCAAGGTCTGTTGGATTTCTGTCGTCTGAGGTTTActctaagggtgtaagaaaaacatatttaagtGTGATTTATGAATGATGTaagaaatgtccaaatcgattttttttaaattgtatatatGGCACGCCCACGAGGTGTAGGTGAACCACAGACCTTATTTAAactgacagtttgataaacatagcacttgttttttttttttttttttttttttttgatattgaAAGTTGAATTACACTTAGTTACCATTCACTTgttatttcataccattttctGCTTGTAAAgttaatattgcaatatatattgtattgtttagcaTCGGGATGTTGTAAATTGTATCATGGCAACGCACACCCCTAGTTTCCTCTAACCCATGTGTGTGAAACttgaggcctgggggccaaatccatcCCACAggagacagaaaaaaattacagagaagatatttattgtataaatgaccaaataatccagttgtaaatatctcaaattcacaaattttaATTAAACTCAATAtgatttttaggggcttgcatttttcctttgtttatattgcatgaatgcagtcatttttaattgcaaattgtggaaagaactcaatATTTCTCACAATTTCACTAAATGACACAAATTGGTAACAAAATTAAGAATTTTTGAAGTGATATTGAAAAcgagggcacaatgatgtttaATTGAGAtccaactggtccgtatttggcccctgaactaaaatgtgttttgacGCCCCTGCTCTAACCCGTCTGTGGATCCTCAGCTGTGTGCAGACACCAACCTGACCAACATGCAGAGGCAGCTGGCCTTGGAAGTGATCGTCACGCTGTCGGAGACGGCAGCAGCCATGCTGAGGAAACACACGGCCATCGTAGCTCAGAGCGGTGAGGCCCCTGAGAACCATCCGTGACGTGTGGCTGGCTGTGACGTTGCTTTGTGCTTTCAGTGCCTCAGATGTTGGCCATGATGGTGGACCTGGAGGACGACGAGGAGTGGGCGATGGCTGACGAGCTGGAGGACGACGACTTTGACAGGTATGGAAGGAGAATCACATCATTCATAATTctttacaattatgacgtaattattACAACAGCGGATTTTTTtagagttcagataatttacataTAAGTGACAAACCATGTTAGTTCTATGCttacacataagtagttaatcaataaaacatgtttcatatcaagttttcccaaaACCTgtcagaaaaaaggctcaattattaattattttcaataataaaatgacCCTCAAGAGAACTGTCAGTATACACCTAGAtttcagacacccacaccaagaatattaataccaatattttcaattATAAGGAAGATTatcaaggtaaccaatagattaaAAACAACTTGGATGATAttttaactgtattctatagtTGAATTAAGATGTGGTTGAAAACTgatccgttatcataagagatgctatccaaagaggaatgttacattttattgggttatttattaaaggctagTAATtgtgaatttgaactttagtaactgaATGTAATTAACTTTTAGGTGAAAAATAATTTgaactgtaattgtaaaaaaaatgctggtcaacatatttataattgaacatgaataattagtttttttttttttcagtaatgcTGTTGCTGGTGAGAGCGCGCTCGACAGAATCGCGTGTGGTCTGGGAGGAAAGATCGTCCTGCCAATGATCAAACAGCACATCATGCAGATGCTGCAGAATCGTGAGTGGTCGcctaatttaaaaacacacatttttattatttgtcttCGTTAAACTCACGTTTTGTATCCTGTGTGTGTCCAGCTGACTGGAAGTACCGCCACGCTGGCCTGATGGCGCTGTCGGCCATCGGCGAGGGCTGCCACCAGCAGATGGAGGCCATCCTCCAGGAGATCGTCAGCTTCGTCCTCATCTTCTGCACCGACCCGGTAACGAAGGGCGGTCGCCATGGAAACGCAAGTGTTGACACAAGCTCTGAGGTGATGTTTATGCGTTTCTCATCCGCAGCATCCACGCGTGCGCTACGCTGCCTGCAACGCCATTGGTCAGATGGCCACAGACTTCGCTCCAACCTTCCAGAAGAAATTCCACGAAAAGGTAAAAAAGACGAGCACAGAGGGATTAAACTAAATATTATAATTacatgttcaattatgattgtGACTGGTATTTTTTCCAGTCAGtattaaaatgattgtttttcccctgaaagtaaattttaattatgttctcaattactataATTAAagtacaattaatcacaattattgagcctttaataaataagccataacctttgtcttgtgttagcatctgttacagttatgtcttaaatcagatgtaaaatacactaaacaatatTATCAATCATTTCACTTGTTTCTCATCTCGTGGTTACATTGTtacgcttcctaatcaatgataatattggtattaatatttttggtgtggttgtgagtatttaatttatttttaatggtaaaattatcctcAAGGAAACCGACAGTGTCTGTCAACCACATATGTATAAGCGTTTAATTAAACTGTAAATTACAAAGGGAATTATCTGAACTCGATTccaattaaattgcaattccaagtgcaacattttttccaattacaattgtaatttataAATTACGTGATAGTAAAAGGATCACGTCAATAAATGAGTTCTGTTGGTTTTCAGGTAATCGGTGCTTTGCTTCAAACCATGGAGGACCAGAGTAACCCCCGGGTGCAGGCGCACGCCGCCGCCGCCCTCATCAACTTCACAGAGGACTGCCCCAAGTCGCTGCTCGTCCCCTACCTGGGCAGCCTGGTGCAGCATCTTAACGTCATCATGGTCGCCAAACTGCAGGAGGTAATGAGAGGCTACACGTCATGTAgtggtggaagaaaaaaaaaaaaattctactgCGCACTTAACGTATCAATCCAAGAAAATGTTCAAATCGTTACGTACACCTACCGAGATCTCCGCGTGGTTCCTGAGTGTCTCCCTGAATCGCCCTCAGCTGATCGAGAAAGGCACCAAACTGGTCCTGGAGCAGGTGGTCACCTCCATCGCCTCCGTGGCCGACACGGCCGAGGAGAAGTTTGTTCCGTACTACGAAGTGTTCATGCCGTCGCTCAAACACATCGTGGAGAACGCCGTCCAGAAGGAGCTGCGTCTGCTTCGTGGCAAAACCATCGAGTGCATCAGCCTGATCGGGCTCGCTGTGGGAAAGGAGAAGGTGCGCTCACGCCGAGTGGGACTGGTACGGATCCAGCTGCTTCACTCGGACTCACATTCACACGTTCTGTCCCAACAGTTCATGCCTGACGCGTCCGCAGTGATGCAGCTGCTCCTGAAAACCCAGACGGACTTTAACGACCTCGAGGACGACGATCCTCAGGTAGGAGGGGTGGAGTCTCTTTGGTGGCGTCTCATCTGTGTACCTGAACTTGTGAACTTCTTTCTAGATCTCCTACATGATCTCAGCCTGGGCACGCATGTGTAAGATCCTGGGGAAGGAGTTCCAGCAGTACCTTCCTGTGGTGATGGGGCCCCTGATGAAGACCGCGTCCATCAAACCAGAGGTGGCGCTGCTTGACAGTAAGTCACAGGGATGAGTATCTAATTCACTACATTGTAGGGCTTTATAtttgtggggggaaaaaaaaaacttaatgatttgatatatttaatgtttttattattaagtgGCAGGGGTCATAttagtccaggggccaaatatggagccgtttaatctcaagtgggccacagattttacatgttaaaatgaataatttcaacattattgtgccatagtttgcacttttacttataaataaaatacaaaatatgtaaataactGACATTATCcaatcaataagtgacagatatcagtcccaacaggatgtTTACTTTCATTTTGACTAATTTGTATTTAACTAACAAATGccattgaggaaaaaaaactaaattcttacaaaatcctttaaatttcaactgtttaacattaaaaatgggaaaaatgcaagcccctgTGAATAATTTTGAGTTTGATTTacagaattatttatttatactttctcctgcgagccaaattggatgctccaaagggctgaatttggtccccgggccttgagtttaacacatgtTTTAACGAGCGTCTCTCGTGCAGCCCAGGACATGGAGAACATATCAGAGGACGACGGCTGGGAGTTTGTGAACCTGGGAGACCAGCAGAGCTTTGGAATAAAGACGGCCGGCCTGGAGGAGAAGGCCACGGCGTGTCAGATGCTGGTGAGTCACGGTCACGGAGAAGCTCCACCTGCAGCGACGTCACACGTATGACACCGTACTGTGTTTCTGTCCTAGGTGTGTTACGCTAAAGAGCTGAAGGATTGTTTTGTGGAGTACACGGAGCAGGTGGTGAAGCTGATGGTTCCTCTGCTCAAGTTCTACTTTCATGATGATAtccttttgttttcttcttcgcTGTAAAAGTCAAAaggttgagtgtgtgtgtgtgtggcgtaaACCTTGACTGTTGTACGTGTGCGCGTGGCA
This is a stretch of genomic DNA from Gouania willdenowi chromosome 2, fGouWil2.1, whole genome shotgun sequence. It encodes these proteins:
- the kpnb3 gene encoding importin-5; this translates as MAEQQQFYLLLGNLMSPDNNVRKPAEETYDTIPGQNKITFLLQAIRDASAAEEVKQMAAVLLRRLLSSSFDEIYQGLTVEMQTAVKTELLTSIQQETSPNIRKKVCDIAAELSRNLIDDDGNNQWPELLKFLFDSVNSDNVGLREAALHIFWNFPGIFGNQQQHYMEVIKRMLVQCMQDQANPQIRTLAARAAASFVLSNEGNTALLKHFADLLPGILQAVNESSYQGDDSVLKSLVEIADTAPKYLRPNLEATLQLCLKLCADTNLTNMQRQLALEVIVTLSETAAAMLRKHTAIVAQSVPQMLAMMVDLEDDEEWAMADELEDDDFDSNAVAGESALDRIACGLGGKIVLPMIKQHIMQMLQNPDWKYRHAGLMALSAIGEGCHQQMEAILQEIVSFVLIFCTDPHPRVRYAACNAIGQMATDFAPTFQKKFHEKVIGALLQTMEDQSNPRVQAHAAAALINFTEDCPKSLLVPYLGSLVQHLNVIMVAKLQELIEKGTKLVLEQVVTSIASVADTAEEKFVPYYEVFMPSLKHIVENAVQKELRLLRGKTIECISLIGLAVGKEKFMPDASAVMQLLLKTQTDFNDLEDDDPQISYMISAWARMCKILGKEFQQYLPVVMGPLMKTASIKPEVALLDTQDMENISEDDGWEFVNLGDQQSFGIKTAGLEEKATACQMLVCYAKELKDCFVEYTEQVVKLMVPLLKFYFHDGVRVAAAESMPLLLECARVRGPDYLTEMWRFMCDALIKAIGTEPDSDVLSEIMHSFAKCVELMGDGCLSNEHFEELGGILKGKLEEHFKNQELRQAKRQDEDYDEQVEENLQDEDENDVYILTKMSDILHSVFSSYKEKVLPWFEQLLHLIVQLTSPNRPWADRQWGLCIFDDVLEHCSPSSFKYAEYFLRPMMQSLCDTSPEVRQAAAYGVGVMAQFGGESYRPFCTEALPLLVRVIQAPDSRSKENASATENCISAVGKVMKFRPECVNVSEVLPHWISWLPLNEDKEEAAHTFDFLCDLIESNNPIVLGPDNSNLPKIFLIIADGVASEAVKSEDACSKRLANVIRQVQVSAGLWTQCVAALNETQQKAIQDLLNTA